One window of Botrimarina mediterranea genomic DNA carries:
- a CDS encoding fumarylacetoacetate hydrolase family protein has protein sequence MRIVRFLCNETKAPAWGVQLPSGEVHFAHGDPFDGGLTDTEEVVKAPQLLAPLQPAAILCIGLNYAAHAAEGGRPAPERPVLFMKTPSAVQHPGGPIVLPRRLRSTRVDYEAELAIVIGKPCKNVSRADALEYVLGYTCGNDVSARDWQRNGGGGQWCRGKTFDTFAPLGPALVTTDELRDAGDLRVTTTIGGELLQDSRTSDMIFSVPKLIEFLSASVTLAPGTVILSGTPEGVGFARTPPRWLEPGDEVTVEIEGIGKLTNPVVEEEAEELTEWTLKDE, from the coding sequence ATGCGGATCGTTCGCTTCCTCTGTAACGAAACCAAGGCTCCGGCGTGGGGCGTGCAACTCCCTAGCGGTGAGGTCCATTTCGCGCATGGCGACCCGTTCGACGGCGGGCTGACCGACACCGAGGAGGTTGTGAAGGCGCCTCAGCTCCTAGCGCCCCTCCAGCCGGCGGCGATCCTTTGTATCGGCCTGAACTACGCCGCCCACGCGGCCGAAGGGGGCCGCCCGGCGCCGGAGCGGCCGGTGTTGTTCATGAAGACGCCTTCGGCCGTGCAGCATCCGGGTGGGCCGATCGTGCTGCCGCGGCGGCTTAGGAGCACGCGCGTCGATTACGAGGCGGAGCTCGCCATCGTGATTGGCAAGCCGTGCAAGAACGTCTCACGCGCCGACGCGCTGGAGTATGTCCTCGGCTACACCTGCGGAAACGACGTGTCCGCGCGCGACTGGCAGCGCAATGGCGGCGGCGGGCAGTGGTGCCGCGGCAAGACGTTCGACACGTTCGCGCCGCTCGGGCCCGCGTTGGTGACGACGGACGAACTCCGCGACGCCGGCGACCTGCGCGTGACGACGACCATTGGCGGCGAGTTGCTGCAAGACTCGCGCACCAGCGACATGATCTTTAGCGTGCCGAAGCTGATCGAGTTCCTCAGCGCGAGCGTGACCCTGGCGCCCGGGACGGTGATCCTCTCGGGGACGCCCGAGGGCGTCGGCTTCGCGCGCACGCCGCCGCGGTGGCTCGAGCCCGGCGACGAGGTGACCGTTGAGATCGAGGGGATT